A stretch of the Arvicola amphibius chromosome 8, mArvAmp1.2, whole genome shotgun sequence genome encodes the following:
- the Scn1b gene encoding sodium channel subunit beta-1 yields the protein MGTLLALVVGAALVSSAWGGCVEVDSETEAVYGMTFKILCISCKRRSETSAETFTEWTFRQKGTEEFVKILRYENEVLQLEEDERFEGRVVWNGSRGTKDLQDLSIFITNVTYNHSGDYECHVYRLLFFDNYEHNTSVVKKIHLEVVDKANRDMASIVSEIMMYVLIVVLTIWLVAEMVYCYKKIAAATEAAAQENASEYLAITSESKENCTGVQVAE from the exons ATGGGGACACTGCTGGCCCTTGTGGTGGGCGCGGCGCTAG TGTCCTCAGCTTGGGGGGGCTGCGTGGAGGTGGACTCCGAGACAGAGGCTGTCTACGGGATGACCTTCAAAATCCTGTGCATCTCCTGTAAGCGTCGCAGCGAGACCAGCGCCGAGACTTTCACGGAGTGGACCTTCCGCCAGAAGGGGACAGAGGAATTTGTCAAG ATCCTACGCTATGAGAACGAGGTGCTGCAGCTGGAGGAAGATGAGCGCTTTGAGGGCCGCGTGGTGTGGAACGGGAGCCGGGGCACCAAGGACCTGCAGGACCTGTCCATCTTTATCACCAACGTCACCTACAACCACTCTGGCGACTACGAGTGCCATGTCTACCGTCTCCTCTTCTTTGATAATTACGAGCACAACACCAGCGTCGTCAAGAAGATCCACCTGGAGGTGGTGGACAAGG CCAACAGAGACATGGCGTCCATTGTGTCGGAGATCATGATGTACGTGCTTATTGTGGTGTTGACCATATGGCTCGTGGCGGAGATGGTGTACTGCTACAAGAAGATCGCCGCTGCCACGGAAGCTGCTGCACAAGAAAATGC CTCGGAATACCTGGCCATTACATCCGAGAGCAAAGAGAACTGTACGGGCGTCCAGGTGGCTGAATAG